One part of the Tunicatimonas pelagia genome encodes these proteins:
- a CDS encoding four helix bundle protein, with the protein MAAIRKFEDLQCWQKSRQLSMLIYETTRKELFARDFSLKDQILRSSGSVMDNIAEGFGRGGNKEFVQFLFYAKGSCLEVMSQLYRAKDRTYITEQEFSELYQFANEISGMIQSLVHYLKKSELKGIKYK; encoded by the coding sequence ATGGCAGCAATAAGAAAGTTTGAGGATTTGCAATGCTGGCAAAAGTCGCGACAACTGAGTATGCTCATCTACGAAACAACCAGAAAAGAACTTTTCGCTCGTGATTTTAGCCTAAAGGATCAGATTCTTAGATCGAGCGGGTCAGTGATGGATAATATTGCGGAGGGTTTTGGCCGTGGTGGAAACAAAGAGTTTGTTCAATTCTTGTTCTACGCTAAGGGCTCATGTTTGGAAGTGATGTCTCAATTGTATCGGGCTAAAGACCGTACTTATATCACTGAGCAAGAATTTAGTGAGCTATATCAATTTGCTAATGAAATATCTGGGATGATTCAGAGCCTAGTTCACTACTTAAAAAAATCAGAACTAAAAGGCATAAAGTATAAATGA
- a CDS encoding Txe/YoeB family addiction module toxin, whose amino-acid sequence MSEESKLIFLSVGWEDYLYWQKTDKKILKRINELIKQYQRTPFEGIGKPEPLRVSLSGWWSRRVDHEHRLVYRHEGGNLYILQCRKHY is encoded by the coding sequence ATGAGTGAAGAGAGTAAACTAATTTTTTTATCGGTTGGCTGGGAAGACTATTTATACTGGCAAAAGACTGACAAGAAAATACTCAAACGTATCAACGAACTTATCAAACAGTACCAGCGTACTCCATTTGAAGGAATTGGAAAACCTGAGCCATTACGAGTTAGCCTATCCGGATGGTGGTCTCGCCGTGTTGATCACGAACACCGATTAGTATATCGCCATGAGGGCGGAAACTTATATATTCTTCAGTGCCGGAAACACTATTAG
- a CDS encoding type II toxin-antitoxin system Phd/YefM family antitoxin, producing the protein MEITTYSNFRQNLKSFLDKVFESRAPLYVTRSNGQDMVVLSKSDYEGMQETLHLLSSPKNAERLARGIKEHEEGKGVERSLLNE; encoded by the coding sequence ATGGAAATTACTACGTATTCAAACTTTCGGCAAAACCTGAAGTCTTTCCTAGACAAAGTTTTTGAGTCTCGCGCTCCTTTGTATGTTACCCGCTCCAACGGTCAAGATATGGTAGTTTTGTCAAAATCGGACTACGAAGGAATGCAAGAAACGCTGCATCTTTTAAGCAGCCCCAAAAATGCAGAACGTCTGGCGCGAGGTATAAAAGAGCATGAAGAAGGAAAAGGGGTAGAAAGAAGTTTGTTGAATGAGTGA
- the folD gene encoding bifunctional methylenetetrahydrofolate dehydrogenase/methenyltetrahydrofolate cyclohydrolase FolD has protein sequence MTIIDGKQTAQQIRQELTEQVNQLKAEGKKVPHLAAVLVGNDTASETYVRNKVKDCEQVGFNSTLVRLDESISEEELLQEVHKLNDNPDVDGFIVQLPLPNHINDEKITFAIKAEKDVDGFHPINVGRMAKGLPSYVAATPLGIMQLLERYQIETESKHCVVIGRSDIVGTPMSLLMSRKSNPGNSTVTICHSRTKNMAEITREADILIAAIGKAHFVTADMVKEGAVVIDVGINRVNAPERPRGYKLVGDVHFEEVTEKCSYITPVPGGVGPMTRAALLYNAMLAAKKEIYR, from the coding sequence ATGACAATTATTGACGGCAAACAAACAGCGCAGCAAATTCGGCAAGAACTCACCGAGCAAGTGAATCAATTAAAAGCTGAAGGAAAAAAAGTCCCTCACTTGGCAGCGGTGTTAGTGGGTAACGATACCGCCAGTGAAACCTACGTCCGCAACAAAGTGAAAGACTGCGAGCAAGTAGGCTTTAATTCTACCCTTGTTCGCCTCGATGAATCTATTTCTGAGGAAGAATTGCTTCAGGAAGTTCACAAGCTCAATGATAATCCCGATGTTGATGGTTTTATTGTACAACTGCCTTTACCCAACCATATCAACGACGAGAAAATCACTTTCGCGATCAAAGCTGAAAAGGATGTGGACGGCTTTCACCCAATCAATGTAGGACGAATGGCGAAAGGTTTGCCATCTTACGTAGCGGCTACTCCGCTGGGCATCATGCAACTACTAGAACGCTACCAGATTGAAACTGAAAGTAAGCATTGTGTCGTTATTGGCCGAAGCGATATTGTGGGCACACCTATGAGCTTACTGATGTCTCGCAAATCCAATCCGGGCAACTCAACCGTAACTATTTGCCACAGTCGAACGAAAAACATGGCCGAAATTACTCGCGAGGCCGATATTCTGATCGCAGCGATTGGAAAAGCGCACTTCGTTACCGCCGATATGGTGAAAGAAGGGGCGGTCGTTATTGACGTAGGTATTAACCGAGTGAATGCCCCCGAACGTCCGCGCGGCTACAAGCTGGTGGGTGATGTCCACTTTGAGGAGGTTACTGAAAAATGTAGCTACATCACTCCGGTTCCCGGTGGGGTTGGTCCGATGACCCGAGCGGCGTTGCTCTACAATGCAATGTTGGCGGCGAAGAAAGAGATATATCGATAG
- a CDS encoding Fic family protein, protein MSDQAWINPDRNQPWNTLPPLPIPKEHYRNVKVLEQLGEAKASLARLHGRSAAIPDQKLLINTISLQEAKASSQIENIFTTDDELYQAFSQNDLQETYGAPKEVLRYREALWKGFHSLEQKEVFDLDYFIQMYREVKEAKDGFRPAFTRIVIRQGGSGMNAGQVIYTPPRGEGILEEKLSNLLDFMNDDQQYALDPLLKMAIGHYQFEAIHPFRDGNGRTGRLFNIHYLTKKGLLDLPILFLSRYIIDHKDEYYYLLAGVSQRSNWQDWILYMLQAVQSTANLTYRKINDILQAKEGILQAVRQQTPIQRPEQMIEMLFTQPYSTVKHFTSENIYAENTARSYLNQLTELGVLDKRTIQGHHYYLNIDLYNILSE, encoded by the coding sequence ATGTCTGACCAAGCTTGGATTAATCCTGATCGTAACCAACCCTGGAATACTTTACCACCTCTACCTATCCCAAAAGAGCACTATCGGAATGTGAAAGTTCTCGAGCAGCTAGGAGAGGCCAAGGCATCTCTGGCTCGGCTACACGGTCGCAGTGCCGCCATTCCAGATCAAAAGCTACTGATTAACACCATCAGTTTGCAGGAAGCGAAAGCCTCTAGTCAGATTGAGAATATTTTTACTACGGACGATGAACTATACCAAGCGTTCAGTCAAAATGATTTACAGGAAACCTACGGAGCACCCAAGGAAGTATTGCGCTATCGCGAAGCTCTATGGAAAGGGTTTCACAGTTTAGAACAAAAGGAAGTTTTTGACCTGGACTATTTCATTCAAATGTACCGGGAAGTAAAAGAGGCGAAAGATGGGTTTCGTCCAGCCTTCACTCGTATCGTTATCCGGCAGGGAGGCAGTGGCATGAATGCCGGACAGGTGATTTACACTCCCCCCCGAGGCGAGGGTATTCTGGAAGAAAAGCTTAGTAATCTGCTGGATTTTATGAACGACGATCAGCAGTACGCTCTCGATCCTTTGTTGAAAATGGCAATCGGTCACTACCAATTTGAGGCGATTCATCCTTTTCGGGATGGAAACGGGCGAACGGGACGGCTATTTAATATTCACTACCTTACTAAAAAAGGCTTGCTTGATCTACCCATTCTATTTCTCAGTCGCTACATTATTGACCATAAAGATGAATACTACTATCTTTTGGCCGGAGTTTCTCAGCGGAGCAACTGGCAAGACTGGATTTTATATATGCTACAAGCAGTGCAGTCAACGGCGAACCTAACCTATCGTAAGATCAATGATATTTTACAGGCGAAGGAAGGCATCTTGCAGGCAGTTCGTCAGCAAACCCCAATTCAGCGACCGGAACAGATGATTGAAATGCTATTTACCCAACCCTACTCTACTGTGAAGCATTTTACTAGCGAGAACATTTACGCCGAAAATACCGCCCGCAGTTACCTCAACCAACTCACCGAACTAGGCGTGCTGGACAAACGAACTATTCAAGGCCACCATTACTACCTCAATATTGACCTGTATAATATTTTGAGTGAGTAG
- the lepA gene encoding translation elongation factor 4: MKNIRNFCIIAHIDHGKSTLADRLLQATGSVDERDMQDQLLDNMDLERERGITIKSHAIQMNYTYSKGGKEEEYILNLIDTPGHVDFSYEVSRSIAACEGALLVVDAAQGVEAQTISNLYLAIEHDLEIIPILNKIDLPGAMVEEVSDQVIDLIGCDREDILLASAKEGLGVPEILEAVVERIQSPKGDVDAPLQAMIFDSVYNSFRGVEVYFRVFNGKLNKGDEVKFVNTKRTYGADEIGVLKLKQQPTQMIEAGNVGYIISGIKTASEVKVGDTITHVKNPATSLSGFEDVKPMVFAGIYPVETSDFEELRASMEKLQLNDAALIWEPETSAALGFGFRCGFLGMLHMEIVQERLEREFNMTVITTVPSVGFHAYLSDAEVTMQPVSAPSEMPEPNFLDRIEEPFIRAQIITKSQFIGGIIELCMDKRGVIKNQVFLTQDRVELTFELPLAEIVFDFFDKLKTISRGYASLDYHPIGYRTSNMVKLDIMLNGDKVDALSAIVHRDKAYEWGKRLCEKLRELLPRQMFEIAIQAAIGQKVIARETVKAMRKNVIAKCYGGDISRKRKLLEKQKKGKKRMRQVGNVEIPQEAFMAVLKLD, from the coding sequence ATGAAGAACATCCGTAATTTTTGCATCATTGCCCATATCGACCACGGGAAAAGTACGCTGGCTGATCGTCTGCTTCAGGCAACCGGTTCGGTAGATGAGCGGGATATGCAAGACCAACTGCTGGATAATATGGATCTGGAGCGAGAGCGGGGGATTACCATTAAAAGCCACGCCATTCAGATGAACTATACTTATAGTAAGGGGGGAAAAGAAGAAGAATACATTCTCAACCTGATTGATACCCCGGGGCATGTCGACTTTTCGTACGAAGTATCGCGCTCCATTGCGGCCTGCGAAGGAGCCTTGTTGGTGGTAGACGCTGCCCAAGGCGTGGAAGCCCAAACCATTTCTAATCTGTATTTGGCAATTGAGCACGATCTGGAAATTATTCCGATACTGAATAAGATTGACCTGCCGGGAGCGATGGTAGAAGAGGTTAGCGACCAGGTTATTGATTTGATTGGCTGCGACCGGGAAGATATTCTATTAGCAAGTGCTAAAGAAGGTTTGGGAGTACCCGAAATTCTCGAGGCGGTGGTGGAACGAATTCAATCGCCTAAAGGCGATGTAGATGCTCCTCTGCAAGCCATGATCTTCGATTCAGTTTATAATTCTTTTCGGGGAGTAGAAGTGTATTTTCGGGTGTTTAACGGTAAGCTCAATAAAGGCGATGAGGTAAAGTTTGTCAACACCAAGCGTACCTACGGAGCTGATGAAATTGGAGTGCTGAAACTTAAGCAGCAGCCAACTCAAATGATCGAAGCGGGCAACGTAGGTTACATTATCTCGGGTATTAAAACTGCCAGCGAGGTAAAGGTTGGGGATACAATCACCCACGTGAAAAATCCGGCTACTTCTTTGAGTGGGTTTGAAGATGTAAAACCGATGGTATTTGCCGGAATCTATCCGGTAGAAACTTCCGATTTTGAGGAACTGCGGGCATCCATGGAAAAATTGCAATTGAATGATGCCGCTCTGATTTGGGAACCCGAAACCTCGGCGGCACTAGGCTTCGGTTTTCGCTGCGGCTTTTTGGGAATGTTGCACATGGAGATTGTGCAGGAACGGCTGGAGCGAGAGTTTAATATGACCGTCATTACTACCGTCCCTTCGGTAGGCTTTCATGCCTATCTGTCCGATGCGGAAGTAACCATGCAGCCGGTAAGTGCTCCATCTGAAATGCCTGAACCTAATTTTCTCGACCGTATTGAGGAACCCTTCATTCGGGCGCAGATTATTACTAAGTCGCAATTTATCGGAGGGATTATTGAACTGTGCATGGATAAGCGCGGAGTGATTAAAAACCAAGTGTTCCTGACGCAGGATCGAGTAGAGCTAACTTTTGAGTTACCATTAGCCGAAATTGTCTTCGATTTCTTTGATAAGCTCAAAACCATATCTCGGGGCTACGCTTCACTGGATTATCACCCGATTGGCTACCGTACCTCTAATATGGTGAAGTTGGATATCATGCTAAACGGTGACAAAGTGGATGCCCTCTCGGCTATTGTTCACCGCGATAAGGCCTACGAGTGGGGTAAACGACTCTGTGAGAAACTACGCGAACTACTGCCCCGCCAAATGTTTGAAATTGCCATTCAGGCGGCTATCGGTCAAAAAGTCATTGCCCGCGAAACAGTAAAGGCTATGCGAAAAAACGTGATCGCCAAATGCTATGGTGGTGATATTTCCCGAAAGCGCAAACTGCTGGAAAAACAGAAAAAGGGTAAAAAGCGAATGCGTCAGGTCGGTAACGTAGAAATCCCCCAAGAAGCCTTTATGGCGGTGTTGAAGTTGGATTAA
- a CDS encoding DUF2237 family protein gives MSDNNAKNVLGDPLQLCSESPKTGFYRTGCCETGPEDSGRHLVCAIMTDEFLRFTKQRGNDLSTPMPAYDFPGLKAGDRWCLCALRWKEAFDSGVAPLVVLAATHEAVLRYVSFESLLAHAHLPVN, from the coding sequence ATGAGTGATAATAATGCAAAAAATGTGCTAGGTGACCCACTTCAGCTATGTAGTGAATCGCCTAAGACTGGTTTTTATCGTACCGGTTGCTGTGAGACTGGTCCGGAAGATAGTGGTCGCCACCTAGTTTGCGCCATTATGACTGATGAGTTCCTCCGATTTACCAAGCAACGGGGCAATGATTTGAGTACTCCGATGCCTGCTTATGATTTTCCAGGACTGAAAGCTGGTGACCGTTGGTGCCTCTGCGCTCTGCGGTGGAAAGAAGCTTTTGACTCGGGAGTGGCTCCCTTAGTAGTATTAGCCGCTACCCATGAAGCGGTTCTTCGCTATGTCTCCTTTGAAAGCTTACTAGCTCACGCTCATTTACCTGTAAACTAA
- a CDS encoding RNA polymerase sigma factor, whose translation MSEKKESQFVQLLEDNKYRILRICQVYAQCAEDQQDLYQEIVLELWKSFDTIHDLAYTNTWFFRVALNVSMQFRRKSRLRKKRSIDSIQFIAQSATAQESIEKQELKNQLYACIALLEESNRAIVLLHLEGVANQQIAEIMGLSDNHTAIKLKRIREKLKVCLKQQEVC comes from the coding sequence ATGTCGGAAAAGAAAGAAAGCCAGTTTGTGCAACTGCTAGAAGACAATAAGTATCGAATTCTTCGGATATGCCAGGTGTACGCTCAGTGTGCCGAGGACCAACAGGATTTGTACCAAGAAATAGTATTGGAACTATGGAAATCGTTTGATACCATCCACGACTTGGCCTATACCAACACTTGGTTTTTTCGGGTAGCCCTAAATGTGAGTATGCAATTTCGGCGAAAGTCAAGATTGCGGAAAAAAAGATCGATAGATAGCATTCAGTTTATTGCTCAGTCGGCAACTGCTCAGGAGAGTATAGAAAAACAGGAACTGAAAAATCAACTGTACGCTTGCATCGCCCTACTAGAGGAAAGCAACCGCGCCATTGTACTACTTCACTTAGAAGGTGTTGCTAATCAGCAGATTGCTGAGATTATGGGGTTAAGTGATAACCATACCGCCATAAAGCTCAAACGCATCCGAGAGAAGTTGAAAGTATGCCTAAAACAACAGGAAGTATGCTAG
- a CDS encoding glutamine--tRNA ligase/YqeY domain fusion protein, whose product MSQLEENTSLNFIEQIVEDDLGDGKNGSVIHTRFPPEPNGFLHLGHAKSICLNFGLAQKYGGKTNLRFDDTNPVTEDTSYVEAIKEDVRWLGFEWEGEEHYASDYFDKLYELAVELIKRGKAYVDETSVDEIRRMRGTPTQPGEESAYRNRPTEESLTLFEKMKSGELAEGSHVLRAKIDMASPNMHLRDPIMYRILHHHHHRTGDNWHIYPTYDWAHGQSDAIENITHSVCTLEFEVHRPLYDWFVEQIGEFDQEMVNPRPQQIEFARLNVNYTVMSKRKLLELVNEGYVNGWDDPRMPTISGLRRRGYTPASLRNFAERVGVAKRDNMIDLSLLEFCIREDLNKTAPRVMAVLNPIKLVITNYPEGKAEDLSVENNPEDENGGSRIVPFSRELYIERDDFMEDPPKKFFRLGPGREVRLKGAYIIHCDSFEKEEATGEITTIYATYFPDTKSGEDTSGKKVKGTIHWVSAPHAVTAEVRLYDRLFSDPEPTNHEDDQGEPIDYKQFINPDSLVTLDNVQVEPGLKNAQPFDRFQFMRKGYFCVDSDSSEGKLVFNQTVTLRDSWAKKSKK is encoded by the coding sequence ATGAGTCAGTTAGAAGAAAATACCTCGCTAAATTTTATAGAGCAAATCGTAGAGGACGACCTGGGCGATGGCAAAAACGGTAGTGTGATTCATACCCGCTTCCCACCCGAACCCAACGGTTTTCTTCATTTGGGCCATGCCAAATCGATCTGTCTTAATTTTGGATTAGCCCAAAAATACGGCGGAAAAACCAATTTACGTTTTGATGATACCAATCCGGTAACTGAAGATACTTCTTACGTAGAGGCTATCAAAGAAGATGTTCGCTGGCTAGGTTTTGAGTGGGAGGGCGAAGAACACTACGCGTCCGATTACTTTGATAAGCTATACGAACTGGCTGTAGAGCTGATTAAACGAGGTAAAGCCTACGTGGATGAAACTTCGGTAGATGAAATTCGGCGGATGCGGGGTACTCCTACCCAACCGGGTGAAGAGAGCGCGTACCGCAATCGCCCAACGGAAGAAAGCCTGACCTTATTTGAAAAAATGAAGTCCGGTGAACTTGCTGAGGGATCGCATGTGCTGCGGGCGAAGATTGATATGGCATCGCCCAACATGCACCTACGCGACCCTATTATGTACCGCATTCTGCACCACCACCACCACCGTACAGGCGATAATTGGCACATCTACCCCACCTACGACTGGGCGCATGGCCAGAGCGATGCTATTGAAAATATCACCCACTCCGTCTGTACGCTAGAGTTCGAGGTACACCGCCCACTGTACGACTGGTTCGTAGAGCAGATTGGCGAATTTGATCAAGAAATGGTTAATCCTCGCCCCCAGCAAATTGAATTTGCCCGTCTCAATGTGAACTACACCGTGATGAGCAAGCGTAAGCTGTTAGAGCTAGTGAATGAAGGCTACGTAAACGGCTGGGACGATCCGCGAATGCCTACCATTAGCGGCTTACGTCGGCGAGGGTATACGCCCGCTAGTTTGCGTAATTTTGCCGAGCGGGTGGGAGTAGCCAAGCGAGATAATATGATTGACCTGAGCCTACTAGAGTTCTGTATTCGGGAAGATTTGAATAAAACCGCTCCTCGGGTAATGGCAGTGCTTAACCCGATAAAGCTGGTGATTACTAATTACCCTGAAGGAAAAGCCGAAGATTTATCGGTAGAAAATAACCCGGAAGATGAGAACGGTGGCAGTCGAATCGTACCCTTTAGCCGGGAGTTGTATATTGAACGAGACGATTTTATGGAAGATCCCCCCAAGAAGTTCTTCCGCCTCGGCCCCGGTCGTGAAGTCCGCCTGAAAGGAGCATACATCATTCACTGCGACTCATTTGAGAAAGAGGAAGCAACTGGAGAGATTACAACCATTTATGCCACATATTTTCCTGACACTAAAAGCGGGGAAGATACCAGTGGTAAAAAGGTGAAAGGAACCATTCATTGGGTATCGGCACCTCACGCTGTAACCGCCGAGGTTCGTTTGTACGACCGTCTTTTCTCCGACCCCGAACCTACTAATCATGAAGACGATCAGGGTGAACCCATTGATTACAAGCAGTTTATCAATCCTGATTCGTTAGTAACGCTTGATAATGTACAAGTAGAACCAGGTTTAAAGAATGCCCAACCGTTTGACCGATTTCAGTTCATGCGAAAGGGCTATTTCTGCGTTGATTCGGACAGTAGTGAAGGGAAACTGGTTTTCAACCAGACGGTAACCCTGCGGGATAGCTGGGCGAAGAAAAGCAAAAAATAA
- a CDS encoding LytR/AlgR family response regulator transcription factor, translating to MVLNCVIVEDNRYILEELAEYCQESGVAEVKLATINPVEALEYIQDKTLTVDLLLTDINMPLMSGFQLIKSVARSYDALSPKFGIITAYTHYTASDTPTTIAAFIYKPFTQADIITALENIREQLLATGRLRYAALGTSAYDCLMSIIQRQDVVEYLYETERFVFSHEDFAILCDKFTHFTLVYPNLLINPTYSNRVKGKL from the coding sequence ATGGTACTCAATTGCGTAATTGTCGAGGATAATCGGTATATCTTAGAAGAGCTAGCGGAGTACTGCCAGGAGAGCGGTGTAGCAGAGGTGAAACTGGCTACTATTAATCCGGTGGAAGCGTTGGAGTACATACAGGATAAAACGCTTACCGTAGATTTGCTACTGACTGACATTAATATGCCCCTGATGAGTGGGTTTCAGTTGATTAAGTCGGTTGCTCGGTCTTATGATGCCCTTTCACCCAAATTTGGGATTATCACTGCCTACACGCACTACACCGCATCGGATACTCCCACTACCATCGCCGCATTCATTTACAAACCCTTTACGCAAGCCGATATTATTACTGCCCTGGAAAATATCCGGGAGCAACTGCTGGCAACTGGCAGGTTGCGATACGCGGCGTTAGGAACCAGTGCCTACGATTGCTTAATGAGTATTATCCAGCGGCAAGATGTTGTTGAGTATTTGTATGAGACCGAACGGTTTGTCTTCAGCCATGAGGACTTCGCTATTCTTTGTGATAAGTTTACCCACTTTACCCTAGTCTATCCGAATTTATTAATTAACCCAACCTACTCAAATAGAGTAAAAGGTAAACTATGA
- a CDS encoding LytR/AlgR family response regulator transcription factor, with product MNQYSCVLVEDNRDQLEELTEIVSSVCQVKGAFSDPTQALSYILRSAPDVIILDHHMPTLSGLDISLQITQARLDSLIIFLTGDRGIAVSAIGEANVIDFVEKPYTPPRVLKAIRKAEYFLSYPTANSSLFSDDHLIHYEKRKGLTKIQYINHRDILYIVSDHNYCNIVTDRGQHLERASISSYNFLTKKYPFFIRYRKGGIVNLLEVTAYNSSELMMSNGDKLAISGSMYGKSFLSQLKEFLKSSH from the coding sequence ATGAATCAATATTCCTGCGTACTGGTTGAAGATAATCGCGACCAACTGGAAGAGTTAACCGAAATTGTAAGTTCGGTCTGCCAAGTAAAGGGGGCATTCTCTGACCCAACGCAAGCTTTGTCTTACATTTTGCGGTCTGCCCCTGATGTTATTATTCTCGATCACCATATGCCTACGCTAAGCGGATTGGATATATCGCTACAAATTACCCAAGCTCGCTTGGATTCACTAATCATATTCCTGACTGGCGACCGGGGGATAGCAGTCTCCGCAATAGGCGAAGCCAATGTGATTGACTTTGTTGAGAAACCGTATACGCCCCCTCGGGTACTTAAAGCAATAAGAAAAGCTGAGTACTTTTTATCATACCCCACCGCTAATTCTTCGTTATTTTCAGACGATCACCTTATCCACTACGAAAAAAGAAAAGGACTTACCAAAATACAATACATTAATCATAGAGATATACTGTACATTGTCTCGGATCATAACTACTGCAATATTGTAACCGACCGAGGGCAACACCTTGAACGAGCCAGTATCAGTTCGTATAATTTTCTAACAAAGAAATACCCATTTTTTATTCGCTATCGTAAAGGGGGTATTGTTAATCTGCTGGAGGTTACTGCCTACAACAGCTCGGAGCTGATGATGAGCAACGGCGATAAATTAGCAATTAGTGGCTCAATGTACGGTAAATCTTTTCTATCGCAACTAAAAGAGTTCCTCAAAAGCTCCCACTGA